In the Salvia miltiorrhiza cultivar Shanhuang (shh) chromosome 8, IMPLAD_Smil_shh, whole genome shotgun sequence genome, gaaagttggttgcaccccccgggtcctccatgctccgcgcagagggttactatttaatcgtaagccgcgaaagttggttgcaccccccgggtcctccatgctccgcgcagagtgctcaaagcttggatgggaagcagcaaaggagggaagcagcaaaggaatgcatacaaaggagggaagcagctgaGGAATGCTCCGccatgatttcactgctctgccgtgatttcactgctctaccgtgatttcactgctctgccgtgatttcactgctctgtagtgatcccaatgctctgccaccgtccgtgatcccaatgctctgccgccgtccgtgatcccaatgctctgccaccgtccgtgatcccaatgctctgccaccgttcgtgaccccaatgctctgccgtcgtccgtgaccccaatgctctgccgtGACTTCAATGCTCTGGCATGACTTCAATGCTCTGGcatgatttcaatgctctgccgggatttcaatcctctgctGGGATTTCTTTGCTCTGAgtgacatttctctgctctgaaaggccatttctctgctctgaccgggctgctctgagggacatttctctgctctgaaagggcatttctctgccctgaccgggctgctctgagggacatttctctgctttgaaagggcatttctctgccctgaccgggctgctctgagggacatttctctgctctgaaagggcatttctctgctctgaccgggctgctctgaggggcatttctctgctctgaaagggcatttctctgctctgaccgggctgctctgacgagcatttctctgatctgataggaatttctctgctctgatcgggtatttctctgctctactCTACGGGCTACACTGTTTTGCGCCTTTGCTCTATGGGTTGCTTTGATCTATTTTAATCGCTGCTCAGCGAGAAATAAGCCGCCTTTTGGCGTGCTATTGTCATCTATTGGTCTTCTCACGCGCTGGATTTCTTACGCGCTCAACAAggtatattgttcagactcgacaaatatttatgatgggttttctcacatgatcagagtatcatatttctcaacttTGACATGGGTCTTCCTATAttattcgggtattcttgcaGCGGTCTTCTGGTTCATCCAACACAAAGCATTTATATTGCTTATCTatgcaaagtattcaatatgaggtattctcagcgctggtcttcttatgcgcccaaagaaatggaaattatttatctttgtcaGCATTCAAtaaacaagaaggaaatctaatttggaactacaattccaaagtcaaggggaaaatgcttatctctgctttcttataatattaaaactcttatgtcttcatgatttgcagggattaaggaaaacagcacatcgctggctttaacaatacttggctggctgaacacgaagaatacccggttcaaccagaccaggggggagtagctgatgaggactgaaatatgcaccagcgctgtgcactatataatgggaacatttctatttatgcttaaaattagtattattattattaagctaaTCAttgcaggtttaattgaagacttaggataataaaagaaataatagagCTTCTGGCGTAGTCAAGCAAGCATAGGCGATTCAGACCAAGgtcaatgtattaaaggggcttaagcccaattattTTAGTAAATGGGCTTGAGTCCCTATGgcttatttacatgcttataaatagagacttaggAGTGGATTAGAGGGGGATCATCTTattattcattcatctcttgtaaaatgtaattctctcgAAGTATAATGGAAAAATCCTcaacaccccgtggacgtaggtcttctcgaccgaaccacgtaaatccggtgtcgtttattgctttttagtttaggtgttggtttatTGTTTCACCAGAGTCAGAATCCTAGGAGTTTTTGTAAGTCTCACATCAACTCTTACAACAAGTTGGATACTGTTGATAACAATATTTGTGAATCTTTCAATAGCTACATACTTAAGTTCAGGGATAGTCCTTTGATTGACATGGTTGATGGGATAAGGCTGCTACTAATGAGAAGGCTATATGATTTACATAAGCTTTCTGAAAGTAAAAAGGATGTGTTGTGTCCCAACATTAGGATCAAACTAGAGCATGATTtggatgaaataaaaaattgtgaCGTTGCACCGGCTGTTGGCGGGAAATATGAGGTGCAAAGGTACAATGATACACATATAGTAGACTTAGTTGAGAGGGACTGTAGTTGTCGGTATTGGGAGCTTACGGGGTTACCTTGTTGTCATGCTTTGGCATGCATTGTCTATTGTAGGGAAGACTATGCCAATTATGTTGATGTGTTTTACCATAGTTCTACTTGGCAAGAATGTTATAAGTTTGGTTTGCAACCAATACAAGGAGAAAAAGAATGGCCTCTTGTGAACGAACCACCTGTGCTCCCACCACAATACCAAAAACAGCCTGGTAGGCCCAAAAAAGTAAGAAAACGAGGACATGATGAACCGAAAAGGGTTGGAGACTTAAACTTGTCCAGGAAAGGAAAGATGAAAATGTCATGTAGCAAATGTGGTGACTCTGACCACAATGTTAGGACGTGTAAAGCAAGCACTTCTCAAAAggtattttgataattctgcatttttttttataaacatggattaaaaaaaataaaatataaattacactgtggcatccggcgagccacgtcacgCTTCCGGTGGCCGGAAAATAGATGCGGggtatatttgataaaaacctgatagattaggggtttagagaacatttcgatacgttcagggtatttttgataaaacgggtaTAGTTTAGgaattttcatgatatttatcctaaatttttaatcaaaattccatCTTTAGATATACGTTGCAAACTTGCAAGTTCCAATTTCCATACACATAataatattcaaaattttgatttttttttttcttttaatctaGATTTCATTTTGTCGACGCGTATGCATGGAATTAATCTAAACGAAGTTGTTTTTAAGTGACGTAGACTAAAAATTCCATTTCATTATTTGCATTCGAGtattaattcttaaaaaatttCAGGTTGTTAATACGACTATATTGTATTGTATgaaatgagattcagtgtctCTCAATTTTATATGTGTCACTATGTCTCActcttatatttattattttaataatattttttataaaaacaaaatttattactataaaataatatgaattatacataatttttatttcgaaaaattaaaattttaaaagattatataccatgactttgaatttttcAATCTATTAtgaactaataaaagtgaaattaaatgataaaaaaaataattgtacGTGCATCCTAATTATATGGAATAAACCATATTTAAATAATCACAAAACTAAACTAAagtatacaaagttgaaattgaataaaaatacatacaagaaaataaaaaaaaattgaaaataggACGCAAAATATatactacaagaaaacacgcgtATAACGACCGATTTACGGCCGTTTcacgaccgattttttttttaaaaattttttaACGACCTAAAATTCggtcattaattattttttttaatattttaatttttttaaggaccgaattttcggtcgctgattttattgtatatttgattgttatttttcatactcatattttcttctttttaaaaattacgataatattaattttttcttattttaaattcggTCGTATATTTACCGTGAATctttcgccggcaccacaagtcttagataccATCTCGatatattctaaggttatgaatgaatAATATTGTATactgaaatagagtttaaatgaattaataggttttagtaatatcaataatacgcgtgttctgtactggtgactactcaaaaagaacttcaaggttaagcgtgcttgacctAGAGCACTAGTACCCAttgggaagttcgtcaaatcATATGCAATTAAGATCAAAATACAATAGAAATActacttgtgggatacaaagattaatatatatatatatatatatatatattttcaaaaaaaaatatttttttatttatttttaaagatcgaaaattcggtcgttaattaaaaaataaataaaaataatttttttttcatttttttttctttttctttttaacgaccaaaaattcggtcgttagatttaacgaccgaaaaaaaaacggtcgttggGACTCGGAACGACGATGCAAATAACGACCACCGAAAACGATCGTTAATTCGGTCGTTAACACAATTAACGACCGTTTTCGGGATtttagagccgcattttcttgtagtgatactATCAAGTGTGATACACTGAATCTCAATCCATCGTACAACAAAATGAAGTTCatgcaaatttgaaaatgaaagtCAATTTCTTGCATGTATGGTTGATGTTTAAAAAAACATATAGTCACATCGACCATTGTCGTCTAATTACTCATGAATATCTTGCATTAGACTAGTACGGTAAAGTTGTTGCACATCTATGAATACAACAACCTCATTCCTATCTATATACTCGATTTTATCCCAATAACCGTCATTACATATAATGATAGGTCATCGACACGCCATATGTTGTAAGAAAATATAGATACAACTATTACTTACACTGAAATCAAAATGGTGTATAAAGTTAATGCTAATCGTGTCCAAAAATCATAAACTGTATACATTTCCATGTACACAACCGAGTAGAAGAACAATGATAACAAAATCCTAATCGTGTAtagttatatactccctccatcccggtttttggtatccagttgagaacgacacgagttttaataaagtgattgatgtgttgtgagtggaataagggtcccacattttatgtgagagttaaaataattaaagtggagtaagggccccacctacttttactaaaaatagaaatggatactaaaatatgggacggccaaaaaaggaataaaagctgggacggagggagtacattttttaCCCGAAAATGTCAAACTACGCATACTAGTAACAACAAAACAACCCAAAATTATGCCTGGTGCATAAAAACGCATTTATGTACAGTCCGCGTATAATGTCATGTATGATGTATTTAAGAACAATCGACCTAAGAATTTCGTGTCATACTATAACTGAAATAAATGTATGATCTATACAATATCAGGCTCAAAATATTAAAGTGTGCATTCAAGTAACAACAAATCAACCAAAAAACTAGATTTGTGGCATAAGAATTCGTGTACAATGTCGTCTATACAAGAACATTCGAGTTAAGAATTTCATGTCCTACTgtaactaaaataaatttatgattCATACAATATTTAGAGCGGAATATTAAGTTATGCATTCTTGTAACAAAAAATCATCTAAAAACCTAGGTTTTGGACATAAAAACATACAGTTTCGTGTACTCAAGAAtatacgttttttttttaaaatttaatatgcGTACCTTAACTAAAATAAAGGGAATCAAATATATTATGAAGCTTTAGCTCCccatattttaaaaaagaaatttctcccttcaaaatataatttattgaaatgtCAAATTACACATGAATGTCAACATGTTTTAATTAATGCTTACCAACCAatctataaaagaaaaaataaaaagtaacatatttattgtaaaaaaatcagaagaaaagaagaaaaagaaaaaaaaataaatggaaTAGAAAGAAAACAGAATGCTactaaatagaaaaaaaaatcaaaaaaaggAACAAAATAAATGCAACAATCTTTTGAGACGAAAATGAATGCAAATATTTAATGAAAAAgatagtgatttttttttttaaatttgttacaatcaaagaaaggaaaaaactcactcacactctAACTCCCTAGGTGACTcaaacccccgacctattggttggaggagaagcgtccTACTAACACACTACGCTTCATTGTCATGAAAAAgatagtgatttttttttttttaaatttgttacaatcaaagaaaggaaaaaactcactcacactctAATTCCCTAGGTGACTcaaacccccgacctattggttggaggagaagcgtTCTACTAACACACTACGCTTCATTGTCATGAAAAAGATAGTGATTGCTATTGAGGGAAACATCTGaaatagaaaaggaaaaagaaaacataaaataaaaagaacaatTACTATTTAATGTCATTAAATGACTTTTAgctttttaatggtttttagatatagaaattgattaaattttagaaaaaaaaataagaataaatgagaattgaggaaaattagaatgaaatgattatacgatgccacgtaagatatgatttattttactttaatatataGATTTCGTATATAGCttcaaatattttcttttagCCCATTGGAGATGTTTATCATGTTGTTGTCATGTGATATACATAGtcttttatgaattttttttaacgtCCTAAAAAtcttttttatcatataatttaaattctctatttcatttatttattttatatttttgattaTGTAAGTTTaagttatttttaaaaattataattaaatttaatatacttGAAAAATACGTATGAATCATACCGCGCAACATGGGTACTAACACTAGTTCATTTTTAAATGAACCTGCAAATACTAGTCTAAAAAGTGATAATCACTACATTTAGAATTAGGAGGCGAAAAGATAGAAaagtgaaagaaaaatatcGACGGAACATTAGAAATGTCGTGGGAAAAATAAACGTACATCACAAGCAAAGCATATCTCTCTTCGATGTCGAGAACAGGAAACTTACCTTGGATACCCATACCAAGAATCTAAGAATTTCTTATATTGAgtgagaaatataaaaataaaataaagatggAAAATAAGACCCAATTTACTcgaaaaagagaaagagaaggtaCAAAATTTGTTGACAGGATTGAATTGTTGTGGTGAAAGAGAGATGGGTTTGCTCTCCAACAGAGTGGAGCGGAATGAGATCAAGCCAGGGGATCACATCTACACTTACAGAGCAGTCTTTGCATACTCTCATCATGGTTTCATCTTCTGTGTGTCTGCTTTTTTCTCATTATTATTCTGCAAATAATACCAATCTTGCCTTTCAATTATTACAAAGTCTCTGACTTCAATTTTACCTTGAATCTATAGTTTGGCATTGTCATTGCAAGTCTTTCTTCGTGGGCCTTTTTTTGCTGTTTAGTTTATCGACTTGGAGAATTAGGATAATTTCTAGTATTGAAATTGTAATCTTGGATTAAAAATCTGATATTTGCTCACTGCAAAACTGAACAGCAATCTTAAGTTTGGTGGAAAAGGATGAAAAACAATTATTTTCCAATCTTTTCCATTAGTTTTTACATGTTTTGTAGAGTAGATACTTTTTTCAATCAGAATTAGCAATTTTTCCTAGGGTAGGTCTTTTCCTTCATCTTCACTCCAATTTTAGTGTGATAACATTATCATAAGGATTCGTGTGATAAACTTTTTTTCTACCTTAGAAAATACGGGATGAATAAGGTGGGGACCACTAGaatgtgataaaattttcccaTATTTTCTTGTGTGTTGCTCATTGAAGAATTGACAATATTGGGTTCTATTATTTTCCCCTTTAAATTTATCACAATTGATCATTTTCAGATGTTAAAAACTAGGCACATTCCTTCAAACTTGTGACATAAAAAACTCATGTTAGGCAAGATGGAAGTAAGAGAGATATGTAATACCAAGTAAGAATTAGCACATTTTTTGCCTAGATAAGCTGTGTTTTGTGACAAACTTTTTCCTCTATGCTATGATACTTCATTCTCAATCTGTGCTTTAAGTTTAAGCACATTTAGCATGATGGTGTTAGGCATTCTATGTAAATCTGCAGATATGTTTCTACTTAAATCCCTTGTAGTTTTGTTTACATGAACAACTATGGATTATTCTGCTCTTCCTTTGCAGTAAAGAAGCTATTACCTACCCTGGATTATCTAATCATGCAGGTATCTTTGTCGGAAGCAGCAAAGTGGTTCATTTCACGCGTGTTGCGACCTCTTCCACGTCCAACCACGAAGCACACAGCGTGACTGAAGCGTGTCCGACCTTTCCTGACTGCGGTCTGAGGCAGCCAGGCAGCGGGGTTGTCCTCTCTTGCATCGACTGCTTCCTCAACAACGGCTCCCTTTATTCCTTTGAGTACGGAGTGAGCCCATCCGTTTTCCTTGCTAAAGTACGTGGAGGCACGTGCACGACTGCAGCATCAGATCCGTCCGAGACAGTCATTCACCGGGCAATGCATCTATTCCGGAATGGATTTGGGAACTACGATGTGTTCCAGAACAACTGTGAGGATTTCGCCCTGTACTGCAAGACGGGGCTCCTCACAGTTGAGCGCCTAGGCGTGGGAAGAAGCGGACAGGCTTCTTCCGTCATTGGTGCGCCGTTGGCAGCTCTTCTCTCGTCCCCTCTCAAGCTACTGATGCCAAGCCCCGTCGGGGTGGCTACGATGACAGCAGGGATGTACTGCATTAGTAGATATGCAACTGACATCGGTGTCCGATCCGACGTTGTCAAGGTCTCTGTGGAGGAATTGTCTATCAACCTTGGTTGGGGAAGTGATCAAGAAAATGTGGTCTCTAACAGCCAACAAATCAGGTGATGTAGTGAAATATGCCCTAATGCCTGTCTTCTGTTGTTGACATTTAAGTAAAAATGTCACTCAACACAACTAACTCTTCCATATGTTTGATGTGGTCGAAACTgttgttttatttatgttggttgtCTTGATCATCTCTCTCTTGCTTATTTATAGGGGTTGAGAAAAAACCAAAATTGAATAACCAAACCGAACCGTTTGGTTTTAGAAGTTGAGTTCGATTTGAATAATCACCCCTGTTTATTTGCATAGTAAACATGGAAATGGGACATAAAATTTCTTCAACTGCAGAATGGTAAAAGATCACATTTTTAGAATAAGTTTCCATCTCCTCTCTGTTCTGAACAAAAATATTCTTGAAGAAGTTCTATTTCACAGCAATTGTCCTTTACTGTACATGGTCATCGCCTATAAGCAACCAACTTACTAAAGAAAGCATAATTTGGTTCTTAAATTCTCACAAACTCAGACCTTCTGAAGGGTCTTCGTCGCCTTGTCTTCTTCACCAACCATGTTCCCTCCTTTCGAGCTTTGTCCTTTCTTCGCCTCCTCAGCAGTTTCAACCTCGAATTCAGCCTTCTCTGCCACTGCATTCACGGCCTCGGAAAGTTTCTCTGTTCTGGCCGCGATCTCTATCAGCAACGAGGAAACCGTCACTAGGGGAACCACTTCTGCTAGAGTGACGGCCATGGGAGGCGCTGCTGCCTCTCCGGCCTTGGCCTCAGTTGGCTGGATGGGCTGCTTCGACAGTGATTTCAGGGCGTTCTCAAGCTCTCGGACTGCACTCCTCATCTCTTCCACCATGAAATCTATCTTTGATGGTTTCTTCATGCTGCTCATCACAACAGCAAGCTCTTTCATCACAGCTGAGGATTTATTGCTCAGTCTCACGCAGAAGTTGCCGAAATGCTTCTTTAGGGCATCAGGAACCTGTTTAACCAGATTACTTAGTTACACCACCAAACATCAACTTCCACTTAATTTTTAGTTGGTATAGTGATTAATGGTTGAGGCCAAAAGACTCAGCATCGAATTCATCGTCACACaaactttaaatttatttgttcattcaccaaaaaaaaaactacggACAAATACTTGTAAATTGATTTACCTTAGCCTCAGAATTCATGCTCCCATTAAGCGCCTCGATGCAGTAAGCACAGCTTCTGAGCGAAGCTCCAACCTTGACATACTCTATCCATGGATGTCCGAAATTGAACTTTCCATGTGCCGGCTCCCATCTTGCGAAATTCGCCTGCAAAAAAGGAAGCAAAGTGTTGTAAGATTGGAGGTCTTGATCTTGAATGTTATGAGAAGGAGAAGTAGAAGGAGACGAACCAATGATTCTTCGGTGGCCTTAGAATTAAGGGCGCATTTGTAGGCTTGCAAGGTTTTGTCGGAAGTTTCACTGTTGCTACTGAAGTAGTCAGCCACACATCCTGAGAGCAGAAAATAGTGATGAGTAAGTATATGATTTGATGATGCGTTGCATGTGATGTTATGTTTGGTGTTTATTATACCATCTAAGGAATCAGATAGCTTGTCCATGTTGTTTATGATGAGGTTATGGAGTTCGGTGCCAGCCCAGACAGGGCAGAAAATGATGGTTGTAATGATGCAGATGGAGGTCCCTATGGCAATAGTAGAGAGCCTATGATGAGCCATCTCAAACAGCTTCTCCACG is a window encoding:
- the LOC130997327 gene encoding protein LEAD-SENSITIVE 1-like isoform X2, encoding MGLLSNRVERNEIKPGDHIYTYRAVFAYSHHGIFVGSSKVVHFTRVATSSTSNHEAHSVTEACPTFPDCGLRQPGSGVVLSCIDCFLNNGSLYSFEYGVSPSVFLAKVRGGTCTTAASDPSETVIHRAMHLFRNGFGNYDVFQNNCEDFALYCKTGLLTVERLGVGRSGQASSVIGAPLAALLSSPLKLLMPSPVGVATMTAGMYCISRYATDIGVRSDVVKVSVEELSINLGWGSDQENVVSNSQQIR
- the LOC130997327 gene encoding protein LEAD-SENSITIVE 1-like isoform X1 — protein: MGLLSNRVERNEIKPGDHIYTYRAVFAYSHHGFIFCIFVGSSKVVHFTRVATSSTSNHEAHSVTEACPTFPDCGLRQPGSGVVLSCIDCFLNNGSLYSFEYGVSPSVFLAKVRGGTCTTAASDPSETVIHRAMHLFRNGFGNYDVFQNNCEDFALYCKTGLLTVERLGVGRSGQASSVIGAPLAALLSSPLKLLMPSPVGVATMTAGMYCISRYATDIGVRSDVVKVSVEELSINLGWGSDQENVVSNSQQIR
- the LOC130997326 gene encoding aluminum-activated malate transporter 10 produces the protein MAGKERGVEWSINMGDGTSRVLEAESRFGCRGLRRFASKMGGFFARAWRLGVNEPKKTIHCVKVGMALSLVSLFYYMRPLYEGVGGNAMWAVMTVVVVFEYTVGATLCKCVNRASGTLLAGALGVGVHWVASQSGERFEPIILQASVFVLATAATFSRFIPSIKARFDYGAMIFILTFSLISVSGYRVEKLFEMAHHRLSTIAIGTSICIITTIIFCPVWAGTELHNLIINNMDKLSDSLDGCVADYFSSNSETSDKTLQAYKCALNSKATEESLANFARWEPAHGKFNFGHPWIEYVKVGASLRSCAYCIEALNGSMNSEAKVPDALKKHFGNFCVRLSNKSSAVMKELAVVMSSMKKPSKIDFMVEEMRSAVRELENALKSLSKQPIQPTEAKAGEAAAPPMAVTLAEVVPLVTVSSLLIEIAARTEKLSEAVNAVAEKAEFEVETAEEAKKGQSSKGGNMVGEEDKATKTLQKV